A genome region from Musa acuminata AAA Group cultivar baxijiao chromosome BXJ3-5, Cavendish_Baxijiao_AAA, whole genome shotgun sequence includes the following:
- the LOC135638566 gene encoding uncharacterized protein LOC135638566: protein MTAMGFSGAISYRATAFIVAPLLVLVVIYGCLWPTGVPTAFFRLQNGANTMEITPKDELETALEGVAMENRTLIIAILNKAYVEQNAMLDLFLQSLGEGEDTEFLIDHLLFVAVDQRAFNRCRTLELHCYKLVTEGVDFSKEVFYMSDAFNNMMWRRTLFLGDVLRRGYSFIFTDMDVMWLRNPFSQLDRDGEDLQMSSDFYYGNPFDNFNFNTGFYFVTANNKTVALFDEWYGWRNNSNGMKDQDVLQKMKKEGAFTRLGLKVRYLETTYFSGFCQMSQDSRKVITVHANCCVSMKVKLIDLRSVLEAWKVSNSNGTSNATSTAWPPSSETSLYFACGQTEITPKDELEAALEAVAMENRTLIIAILNKAYVEQNAMLDLFLQSLGEGEDTEFLVDHLLFVAVDQRAFNRCRTLELHCYNLVTEGVDFSKEVFYMSDAFNNMMWRRTLFLGDVLRRGYNFIFTDMDVMWLRNPFSQLSRDGEDLQMSSDFYYGKPFNNSNFNTGFYFVTANKKTVALFDEWYAWRNNSKGMKEQDVLQKMKKEGAFTRLGLKVRYLETAYFSGFCQMSQDLRKVITVHANCCVSMKVKLVDLRSVLEAWKVSNSNGTSNATTTAWPPVKGICMHDTATKQHIATKH, encoded by the exons ATGACTGCCATGGGCTTTTCCGGCGCCATCTCCTACCGTGCCACCGCGTTCATCGTCGCCCCTCTTCTCGTTTTGGTCGTCATCTATGGCTGCTTGTGGCCGACGGGAGTACCCACAGCTTTCTTCCGCTTGCAAAATGGTGCAAATACT ATGGAGATTACCCCAAAAGATGAACTGGAAACAGCACTAGAGGGGGTCGCCATGGAGAACAGGACTTTGATCATCGCGATACTGAACAAGGCGTACGTGGAGCAGAACGCGATGCTGGATCTGTTCCTGCAAAGTCTTGGAGAAGGGGaggacaccgaattcttgatcgacCACCTTCTCTTCGTCGCCGTCGACCAGAGGGCCTTCAACAGATGCCGCACCCTGGAGCTTCACTGCTACAAGCTCGTAACCGAGGGCGTCGACTTCTCCAAGGAGGTCTTCTACATGTCTGATGCATTCAACAACATGATGTGGAGAAGAACTCTCTTCCTCGGAGATGTCCTCCGGCGCGGATACAGCTTCATCTTCACC GATATGGATGTCATGTGGCTACGGAATCCGTTCTCACAGTTGGATCGTGATGGAGAGGACCTTCAGATGAGCAGTGATTTCTACTACGGCAACCCATTCGATAACTTCAACTTCAACACCGGCTTCTATTTCGTGACAGCAAACAACAAGACCGTAGCACTGTTCGACGAGTGGTATGGGTGGAGGAACAACTCGAACGGCATGAAAGATCAAGATGTGCTGCAGAAGATGAAGAAGGAGGGCGCGTTCACGCGGCTGGGGCTGAAAGTGAGGTACCTGGAGACTACCTATTTTAGTGGGTTCTGTCAAATGAGTCAGGACTCGAGGAAAGTGATTACGGTTCATGCGAACTGTTGTGTCAGCATGAAAGTTAAGCTCATAGACCTGAGATCTGTGCTAGAAGCTTGGAAggttagcaactcgaatggcacatCAAATGCTACTTCTACTGCATGGCCTCCG AGCTCAGAAACTAGCTTGTATTTTGCGTGTGGTCAGACGGAGATTACCCCAAAAGATGAACTGGAAGCAGCACTAGAGGCGGTCGCCATGGAGAACAGGACTTTGATCATCGCGATACTGAACAAGGCGTACGTGGAGCAGAACGCGATGCTGGATCTGTTCTTGCAAAGTCTTGGAGAAGGGGAGGACACCGAATTCTTGGTCGACCACCTTCTCTTCGTCGCCGTCGACCAGAGGGCCTTCAACAGATGCCGCACCCTGGAGCTTCACTGTTACAATCTCGTAACCGAGGGCGTCGACTTCTCCAAGGAGGTCTTCTACATGTCTGATGCATTCAACAACATGATGTGGCGAAGAACTCTCTTCCTCGGAGATGTCCTCCGGCGCGGATACAACTTCATCTTCACC GATATGGATGTCATGTGGCTACGGAATCCGTTCTCACAGTTGTCTCGTGATGGAGAGGACCTTCAGATGAGCAGTGACTTCTACTACGGCAAACCATTCAATAACTCCAACTTCAACACCGGTTTCTATTTCGTGACAGCAAACAAGAAGACCGTAGCACTGTTCGACGAGTGGTATGCGTGGAGGAACAACTCGAAAGGCATGAAAGAACAAGATGTGCTGCAGAAGATGAAGAAGGAGGGAGCGTTCACGCGGCTGGGGCTGAAAGTGAGGTACCTGGAGACTGCCTATTTTAGTGGGTTCTGTCAAATGAGTCAGGACTTGAGGAAAGTGATTACGGTTCATGCGAACTGTTGTGTCAGCATGAAAGTGAAGCTCGTAGACCTGAGATCTGTGCTTGAAGCTTGGAAggttagcaactcgaatggcacatCAAATGCTACTACTACTGCATGGCCTCCGGTCAAGGGAATCTGCATGCACGACACTGCCACCAAGCAGCACATTGCCACAAAGCACTGA
- the LOC135638337 gene encoding uncharacterized protein At1g28695-like, which produces MSFSGAIAYRATASIVVAPLLVLVVIYACLRPLGVPTAFFRLQHGANTTEITPKDELEAALEAVAMENRTLIIAILNKAYVEQNAMLDLFLQSLGDGEDTEFLVDHLLFVAVDQRAFNRCRTLELHCYNLVTEGVDFSKEVFYMSDAFNNMMWRRTLFLGDVLRRGYNFIFTDMDVMWLRNPFSQLYRDGEDLQMSSDCYSCNPIDNSFFNTGFYFVTANNKTIALFDEWYARRNNSKGMKDQDVLQKMKREGAFTRLGLKVRALETTYFSGFCQMSQDLRKVITVHANCCGSMKAKLIDLRSVLEAWKVNNSNGTSNATTAAWPPVKGICLHDTSNKH; this is translated from the exons ATGAGCTTCTCCGGCGCCATCGCCTACCGTGCCACCGCGTCCATCGTCGTCGCCCCTCTTCTCGTTTTGGTCGTCATCTACGCCTGCTTACGGCCGCTTGGAGTACCCACAGCTTTCTTCCGCTTGCAACATGGTGCAAATACT ACGGAGATTACCCCAAAAGATGAACTGGAAGCAGCACTAGAGGCGGTCGCCATGGAGAACAGGACTTTGATCATCGCGATACTGAACAAGGCGTACGTGGAGCAGAACGCGATGCTGGATCTGTTCTTGCAAAGTCTTGGAGACGGGGAGGACACCGAATTCTTGGTCGACCATCTTCTCTTCGTCGCCGTCGACCAGAGGGCCTTCAACAGATGCCGCACCCTGGAGCTTCACTGTTACAATCTCGTAACCGAGGGCGTCGACTTCTCCAAGGAGGTCTTCTACATGTCTGATGCATTCAACAACATGATGTGGCGAAGAACTCTCTTCCTCGGAGATGTCCTCCGGCGCGGATACAACTTCATCTTCACC GATATGGATGTCATGTGGCTACGGAATCCGTTCTCACAGTTGTATCGTGATGGAGAGGACCTTCAGATGAGCAGTGATTGCTACTCCTGCAACCCAATCGATAACTCCTTCTTCAACACCGGCTTCTATTTCGTGACAGCAAACAACAAGACCATAGCACTGTTCGACGAGTGGTATGCGAGGAGGAACAACTCGAAAGGCATGAAAGATCAAGATGTGTTGCAGAAGATGAAGAGGGAGGGCGCGTTCACGCGGCTGGGGCTGAAAGTGAGGGCCTTGGAGACTACCTATTTTAGTGGGTTCTGTCAAATGAGTCAGGACTTGAGGAAAGTGATTACGGTTCATGCGAACTGTTGTGGCAGCATGAAAGCTAAGCTCATAGACCTGAGATCTGTGCTAGAAGCTTGGAAGGTTAACAACTCGAATGGCACATCAAATGCTACTACTGCTGCATGGCCTCCGGTCAAGGGAATCTGCTTGCACGACACTAGCAATAAGCACTGA